ACGGCTGCCTGCCGGCGTGTGATGCACATAGTGGAACTCGCACACCGACGTATAGCCCGCCTTCAGCATTTCGATGTAGAGCCACTGCGCGACGCTAGCCAGACCTTCCGGTGTGATGCGCGCGGCGAAGCGATACATCAGGTCGCGCCAACTCCAGAAGTTGTCCGTGGCGCCGGCGCCGGACGCGCGATATTCGGTGAGGCCGGCCATGGCGCGCTGAAACGCGTGCGAATGAAGATTCGGCATGCCTGGTAATACCGGACCGGCGGCTTTTTGCACGCCGGCGGGCGGCGTCGACATATCGGGCGTGACGGCCGTCAGCGTGCCGTTTGCGTCCCACGCGAGCAGCACGTTGCGGCGCCAGCCGTCCGGCAGGTACGCGTGCTCTGCGAATAGCGATTGATTCGGTTGCTTGTGCGGTTCAGTCATCTCAGGCTCTAGCTCAGTTCACGCCGCGTATAAACGGTCTCGCCCGCGCGCACGACTCGCGCGCACAACGGACGTCCAATCCAGTAGGCCAACTCCGCCAGCGAATCGACCGACCACACCGCGAAATCGGCCGCGCGTCCCGCTTCCAGCGAGCCGTGCCGATCCGCCTTGCCGAGCGCGCGCGCCGCATGTGAGGTCACGCCTTGCAGCACTTCGGGCACGGTCATGCGGAACAGCGTGGTGGCCATGTTCATCATCAGCAGCAGCGAGGTGGCGGGCGACGTGCCGGGGTTGCTGTCGGTCGAAATCGCGATCGGCACCTGATAGCGCCGCAGCAATGCCAAAGGAGGCAACTGCGTCTCGCGGATGAAGTAGTACGCGCCCGGCAACAGCACGGCCACCGTGCCGGCTTCCTTCATCGCGGCGACGCCGGCTTCGTCGAGAAATTCGAGGTGGTCGGCGGACAGCGCATGATGGCGCGCGGCGAGTGCCGTACCGCCGCCGTTCGAAAGTTGTTCGGCGTGCATTTTCACCGGCAGCCTGTAGCGCCCGGCCGCCTCGAAGACGCGCTCGCTTTGTTCCAGCGAAAAGCCGATGCGTTCGCAGAACACGTCGACCGCGTCGACGAGGCCTTCATCGGCGAGCGCGGGCAGCATCGTGTTGCAGACTTCGTCGATGTACGCGTCGGCGCGGCCGGCGAACTCGGGCGGCAACGCGTGCGCGCCGAGAAACGTCGTGTAGACGGTCACAGGATAACGTTCGCCCAGTTGACGCGCGACGCGCAGCATCTTGCGCTCGCTGGCGAGGTCGAGGCCGTAGCCAGATTTGATCTCGACCGTGGTCACGCCTTCGGCGAGCAAGGGCTCGAGCCGTGCAGCGGACTGCTGGAATAGCGAGGCTTCGTCCGCGGCGCGCGTGGCGCGCACAGTGGAGACGATACCGCCGCCCTGCCGCGCGATTTCTTCGTAGCTCACGCCCGCGAGGCGCTGCGCGAATTCGTCCGCGCGCTGCCCGCCGTATACGAGATGCGTATGGCAATCGACGAGACCCGGCGTCACCCACGCGCCGTGCAGATCTTCGCGCGGCCATGCGGCGTAGTCGGCGGGTAATGAGGACGCCGCGCCGAGCCACACGATCGTGCCGTTTTCAACGGCGATCGCGGCATCGGGCAGCGTGTGTTGGGGATCGCCCTGGGGGCAAAGTTTCAGGTGATGCCAGACGGTTTGCTTCATCGCGTGCTCTTTGCAGCTTGTTGCGTGTCTGTGGTGATTCGCGTGCGCGTGCCGTGATGCGGCTGGTCGCGCACGCGAATCGTCGTCATCGTTGCGCGTAGTGGATGCTGATGGCGAGCAAGGCGCCCTCGCCTTCGACTACGCATGGCAGTGCATTCGGTGTGTCGACGCGCAGCGTGTCGCCGATCACGAGCGGCAGCGGTTGCGCGTCGCCCGCTGTGACCGACACAGAACCTTCCGCGCAATACAGGAGGACCACGTCGGCGGCAAGCGAGCGTTGCGTTGCCGCACGCCACACCTCCACTTCACCCTGCGCGGCGTCACGACGCACCATCAGGTTGAAGTCGCGCGTCGCGCCGTCGACCAGACGTGCGTCGATCCGCGCCTCGCCGGTGAAATGGGCCATGTCGAGCGCTTGCGTCAAAGCATGTGTCTTCACGCCATGCGCGCCATTATCGCCGTCCGCTTCATCGAGCAACATACCCGCGCCGGACAACAACACGAGTGTGCGATCGATGCCAGCAAAGCGCGAGAACGGTCCAGCTTGCGCGACATCGGCCACGCTCACCCGCCACACGAAGGCATCGAGCCCCGCGCCTTCGGGAAACGCCGCCACTTCGCGCGTGACGCCGCCGCCGTTCTTCCACGGCGCCGCCACGAGCTCGGCGCCGCGAATCAGCGTGAGGGTTGCCCCGCTGCCGACTGGCGTGCTGTGAGGCGTGTTTTGAAGCGCCACGCTCAACGGCCCAGCATCGGCAGATTCAGACCTGCCTCGCGCGCCGTTTCCTGCGCGAGTTCATAGCCCGCATCCGCGTGACGCATCACGCCGGTCGCCGGATCGTTGAACAGTACGCGGCCGAGGCGCTCTTTCGCCGCATCCGTGCCGTCCGCGACGATCACCACGCCCGAGTGCTGGCTAAAGCCCATGCCGACACCGCCGCCGTGATGCAGCGATACCCACGATGCACCACCTGCCGTATTCAACAACGCGTTGAGCAGCGGCCAGTCGCTGACCGCGTCCGAGCCGTCCTTCATCGATTCGGTTTCGCGATTCGGGCTCGCCACCGAACCGGTGTCGAGGTGATCGCGGCCGATCACGATCGGCGCCTTCAACTCGCCGTTCCTGACCATTTCGTTGAACGCCTGGCCCAGACGATAGCGGTCCTTCACGCCGACCCAGCAGATCCGCGCCGGCAGGCCCTGGAATGCGATACGTTCGCGCGCCATGTCGAGCCAGTTGTGCAGATGCGGATCGTCCGGGATCAGTTCCTTGACCTTCGCATCGGTTTTGTAGATGTCTTCCGGATCGCCCGACAGCGCAACCCAGCGGAACGGGCCCTTGCCTTCGCAGAAGAGCGGCCGGATATACGCCGGCACGAAGCCCGGGAAATCGAACGCGTTTTCAACGCCCATTTCCAGTGCCATCTGACGGATGTTGTTGCCGTAGTCGAGCGTGGCCGCGCCGCGTTCCTGCAGCGTCAGCATGGCCTGCACCTGCTTGGCCATCGACTGCTTGGCCGGCAGCACGATGCTGTCCGGCACGGTTTTCTGACGCTCGCGCCAGTCTTCGACATTCCAGCCTTGCGGCAGGTAGCCGTGAATCGGATCGTGCGCGCTGGTCTGGTCGGTCACGCAATCCGGCGTGATGCCGCGCGTCACGCATTCAGCGAACACATCCGCTGCGTTGCCGAGCAGGCCGATCGACACCGGCTTGCCTGCCTTCTTCGCTTCTTCGAGCATGGCGAGGGCTTCGTCGAGCGTCGCCGCTTTCTTGTCGACGTAGCGCGTCTTCAGACGGAAGTCGATACGCGTCTCGTCGCATTCCACGGCGATCATCGAGAAGCCAGCCATGGTCGCCGCCAGCGGTTGCGCGCCGCCCATGCCGCCCAAGCCGCCCGTCAGAATCCAGCGGCCCGACGGATCGCCGTTGAAATGCTGGTTCGCCACCGAGAAAAACGTCTCGTAGGTGCCCTGCACGATGCCCTGGCTGCCGATGTAGATCCAGCTGCCCGCCGTCATCTGGCCGTACATCATCAGGCCCTTGCGATCGAGTTCGTGGAAATGTTCCCACGTCGCCCAATGCGGCACCAGATTCGAATTCGCCAGCAGCACGCGCGGCGCATCGGCATGCGTGCGGAACACGCCGACCGGCTTGCCCGATTGAATCAACAGCGTTTCGTTTTCTTCGAGATCCTTCAGCGACTTGAGAATCTGATCGAAGCAATCCCAGTTGCGCGCGGCCCGGCCGATACCGCCGTACACGACCAGCGCATGCGGATGCTCGGCGACTTCCGGATCCAGATTGTTCTGGATCATGCGATACGCGGCTTCCGCGATCCAGGTCTTGCAGGTCTTTTCCGCGCCGCGCGGTGCGCGGATCGTGCGGGTGGGATCGAGACGCGGGTCGATGTGCTTCGGGTTGTTCATGATGGCCCTCGGGAATGCTTGAAGATGGTCGAAAAAAATTCGGGTACGGCAAAAACAGAGACGTCAGAAATGTCCGGTGAAGCGATAACGGCTGCCGGGATGCCAGAGATTGGCGATCGAGGCGACCTGGCTTTGCGACCACGTGCGCCGGTGCAGCACGAGGCACGGCTCGAGTTCATCCATGGTCAGCAACTCGCGCGTATCGC
The nucleotide sequence above comes from Paraburkholderia sp. FT54. Encoded proteins:
- the hutI gene encoding imidazolonepropionase; this encodes MKQTVWHHLKLCPQGDPQHTLPDAAIAVENGTIVWLGAASSLPADYAAWPREDLHGAWVTPGLVDCHTHLVYGGQRADEFAQRLAGVSYEEIARQGGGIVSTVRATRAADEASLFQQSAARLEPLLAEGVTTVEIKSGYGLDLASERKMLRVARQLGERYPVTVYTTFLGAHALPPEFAGRADAYIDEVCNTMLPALADEGLVDAVDVFCERIGFSLEQSERVFEAAGRYRLPVKMHAEQLSNGGGTALAARHHALSADHLEFLDEAGVAAMKEAGTVAVLLPGAYYFIRETQLPPLALLRRYQVPIAISTDSNPGTSPATSLLLMMNMATTLFRMTVPEVLQGVTSHAARALGKADRHGSLEAGRAADFAVWSVDSLAELAYWIGRPLCARVVRAGETVYTRRELS
- a CDS encoding HutD family protein; the protein is MALQNTPHSTPVGSGATLTLIRGAELVAAPWKNGGGVTREVAAFPEGAGLDAFVWRVSVADVAQAGPFSRFAGIDRTLVLLSGAGMLLDEADGDNGAHGVKTHALTQALDMAHFTGEARIDARLVDGATRDFNLMVRRDAAQGEVEVWRAATQRSLAADVVLLYCAEGSVSVTAGDAQPLPLVIGDTLRVDTPNALPCVVEGEGALLAISIHYAQR
- the hutU gene encoding urocanate hydratase is translated as MNNPKHIDPRLDPTRTIRAPRGAEKTCKTWIAEAAYRMIQNNLDPEVAEHPHALVVYGGIGRAARNWDCFDQILKSLKDLEENETLLIQSGKPVGVFRTHADAPRVLLANSNLVPHWATWEHFHELDRKGLMMYGQMTAGSWIYIGSQGIVQGTYETFFSVANQHFNGDPSGRWILTGGLGGMGGAQPLAATMAGFSMIAVECDETRIDFRLKTRYVDKKAATLDEALAMLEEAKKAGKPVSIGLLGNAADVFAECVTRGITPDCVTDQTSAHDPIHGYLPQGWNVEDWRERQKTVPDSIVLPAKQSMAKQVQAMLTLQERGAATLDYGNNIRQMALEMGVENAFDFPGFVPAYIRPLFCEGKGPFRWVALSGDPEDIYKTDAKVKELIPDDPHLHNWLDMARERIAFQGLPARICWVGVKDRYRLGQAFNEMVRNGELKAPIVIGRDHLDTGSVASPNRETESMKDGSDAVSDWPLLNALLNTAGGASWVSLHHGGGVGMGFSQHSGVVIVADGTDAAKERLGRVLFNDPATGVMRHADAGYELAQETAREAGLNLPMLGR